The following nucleotide sequence is from Phycisphaera sp..
GTCACCGGGATCCTCACGCAGCTCGATGAGGAACAACTGGCGGGCCCGCTCGTGGCGGCCGGTCTGCCAGTACGCCTCGGCCAGCTTCGCTTGCACGCCGGGCAGGTCGGGCTCGAGGCGCGCGGCCTCACGCAGGCACCAGACGGCCCGGTCGTGCAGCCCGCGGGACAGCAGGCTGGCCGCGATCGCTGAGTAGGCCTCCGCACACTCGGGCTTGCGCTGCTGGAGCATATAGAAGGCCAGCTCGGCCTCGTCGTGCTCGCCAAGCTGGGCGTGGGCCTCGATGCGCGCGATCGCCGGGTACACCTCGCCCGGCTCGGCGGCCTCGGCCTTATCGAACCACGCCAACGCCGGACGAACCTTGCCGGCGCGCACCAGGTTCACACCGGCTGCCATGGCCGCGTTGAAGTCTCCCGAGCGGAGCTGGTAGCTCTCGCCGAACGCCGACGCTGCTTCCTCATACCGGCCATCGGCCTCAAGCGCGACACCGAGGTTGAAGAGCCAGTCGGGCTGGTACGGATTCAGAGCGATCGCTTCGCGCAGAGCGGCGGCGGCTTCGGCCCATCGGCCGGCTTCATACAGATCGTGTGCCCGTTCAACATGGGCCTCGGCATCGATCCAGTCGCTCATGGTCGCCCTGGTAACCTCCGCGGGCGTTCGCAATCCACCCCGCCCGCTTCTCCATTGTATCGTCGGCCGGCCGGTCTTCTCTCCCCAAAGCGCACGTAAAGGGGCCCGGAGCCCATATTCTCGGGCCCGGGCCCCACAAACGACAGGGCCGGTTGCCTGTGATCGGGCCTTAGCGGTTGTACACCGGCGGCGACACCTCAAAGACCACGAACACCGCCTCACGGGTCCGCGGCATGGTCATCGACCGCAGGTCCTCGGGCAGCACCTCGGCGCCACCCAGCATCGAGCGGGTCGCGTCGAGGGTGATGGCATCCCGGCCGATGCGCGCGATGTCGAACGGCACACCCCTTGGTCCGACATCCTGACCCCACCAGTCACCGTCCGGGTCGATCGCGAGCACGGAGACGTGGCCGGTGGTGAGTTCAAGTACGGCGTCGGTTACCTCACCGACCTCGTCATCCGAGCGGCCCCAGATCACGTTCTCGTCTAGTACGTCCGTCAGCAGCACCATCGGTCCCGGGTTACGCTGGCTGTCGGACCGCATCATGCGATTGGTCCACATGGGCTCGAACCGTTCGTCGCGGTAGCGGACCTCCTCGCCGTCAAAGGTCGCCCTCTTGGCGTACGTCATGCCCTCGTGGCCATCGAAGGCTTCGACCTCGACCCGCTGCCCACGAACCGGAGCGGCCATGGCTCCGGTGGCATACCACGCGGGCCCCAGGACAACCCAATTGCCGTCCTTCGCAAACTCACCGTTGGCATAACGGCCTTCGCCCCCATCGTTCTCTCGGTCGCCTTCTCCGGCCTCACCGATGCGGATCGCCATCCAGTGGTGGCCGCCCTCGAAGTCCACGCGGTCGACGGCGGTGATGGTGCCGCTCATCGACTTGGTTTCGGTGTCCTTGTCAGTCGCGGGGATCCGCTGGCGGGACGCCCAATCGGACGATGCGAGCGTGCTCAGGTCCTTCTCCCAACCATCCTCGAGGCGTTGCCAGCCATCGGGCAGGGTGCGATCCTCATCCTCGAACATGGCTTCGGAGGCATTCAGGTTGAGGGCCTTGGTGTTCGAGTTCAAGAAGAACGCATCGAACGGGATGGCCACTTGCGTGCCACCGAAGCCCAGGAAGCCGCCCTCGCTGATCACGACCGCCTCGATGCGGCCGGTGCCGCGGTCGACGACCAGATCATCTATGGTGCCGAGTTCGTCGCCCTGGCGGTTCTTGAGGGTGGTATCCAGCACATTATCCGCCGAATCAAAAACGTACGCGCGCTGCTGGCTCTGCGAACGCTCTTGAGTACGGTTGCCCGAGTCCTGGCTCTGCGTGGCGGCGATGGCCGGGGCGGAAATCGCCAGGCCTGCCGCAGCAACAAGCGCGAACAGGGTGGTTTGAGTCTTCATCATGGTCATGGTGTGGCTCTCCTTGGTTCGCCGGTGGCGGGCCCCACACAGGCCTGGCGCTTCCGGCGACATACATAGAGAGCTTCCCACCGGCCGCTGAATCGACCGTGATGCGGCGGTGAATCGCGGTTCATTGTGATGACCACACGCAAAAAGCCGCCCGAACGGGGCGGCTTTGGCACGATTCGCGTAAGCAATGACCCCACCGGGATTCGAACCCGGGTCGCCGCCGTGAAAGGGCGGTGTCCTAAACCACTAGACGATGGGGCCGCCGTAGGGAGCGGGAGGATAGGTCAAAAAGGCCCGGCGGCCAAGCGGCTAGGCACGCCCCGCCCAAGAATGCCCTATGGACCAGAATGCCAACGCCCGCGCCACCACGATCGAGGCCAACTTCGACAGCCTCGTGGGCCCCACCCACAACTACGCGGGCCTGGCCCACGGCAACCTGCTGAGCACCGAGCACGCCGGGTTGGTGGCATACCCCAGGAAGGCCGCCCTCCAGGGTCTCGAGAAGATGCGGCGATTGCGATCACTCGGGCTCATCCAGGGCGTGCTGCCACCACAGGTCAGGCCCGACGTTGGATTCCTGCGATCGGTAGGCATGACCGGTTCGGACGAGGCGGCCGTCATCGCCAGAGCCGCGCGTGAGGCTCCGAGACTGCTTGCCTCGGCCGCCAGCGCCAGCAGCATGTGGGCCGCCAACGCCGCCACGGTTTCACCCGCGGCCGATACCGCCGACGGCCGCGTCCACCTGACCGCGGCCAATCTCGTGACCAACGCACACCGGGCGATCGAGGCGCCCCAGACCACGCGCACGCTCCGGGCCATCTTCGCCGATGAGAACCGGTTCGCCGTCCACGACGCCCTGCCCGCCACGCCCGACTTCTCCGACGAGGGTGCCGCCAATCACACCCGCTTCGCTCGCGAGCATGGCGATGCGGGCGTCGAGCTCTTCGTCTACGGCCGGCTCGGGCCCGGCGAGGGCTCGGTAACGATCCCCCGCCGCTTCCCGGCCCGGCAGACGCTCGAAGCCAGCCGGGCCATCGCCAGGCTCCACGGTCTCGACGCCAAGGGCATCGTTTTTGCTCAGCAGCACCCCGACGCCATCGACGCGGGCGTGTTCCACAACGACGTGATCGCGGTGGGCAACGGCCCGGTGCTGCTTGCCCACGGGCTTGCCTTCGCCGACCCAGTCGACACGCTCGGCACGCTGCGTAAGGCCTGCGAGGCTCGGGGCTTCGAGCTCATCCACGTCGAGGTCGCAACCGCCGACGTGCCGCTCGA
It contains:
- the astB gene encoding N-succinylarginine dihydrolase: MDQNANARATTIEANFDSLVGPTHNYAGLAHGNLLSTEHAGLVAYPRKAALQGLEKMRRLRSLGLIQGVLPPQVRPDVGFLRSVGMTGSDEAAVIARAAREAPRLLASAASASSMWAANAATVSPAADTADGRVHLTAANLVTNAHRAIEAPQTTRTLRAIFADENRFAVHDALPATPDFSDEGAANHTRFAREHGDAGVELFVYGRLGPGEGSVTIPRRFPARQTLEASRAIARLHGLDAKGIVFAQQHPDAIDAGVFHNDVIAVGNGPVLLAHGLAFADPVDTLGTLRKACEARGFELIHVEVATADVPLELAVKRYLFNSQLVTLPGGGMALIAPTDCKDEPAIVEAVDRIVADASNPISTAHYVDVRQSMQNGGGPACLRLRVVLGPDDLKAVVPGVILTDKLGQQLESWIERHYREQLVPADLADPKLLEECRWALDELTGILGLGSIYPFQKASVTVW
- a CDS encoding PRC-barrel domain-containing protein, with translation MTMMKTQTTLFALVAAAGLAISAPAIAATQSQDSGNRTQERSQSQQRAYVFDSADNVLDTTLKNRQGDELGTIDDLVVDRGTGRIEAVVISEGGFLGFGGTQVAIPFDAFFLNSNTKALNLNASEAMFEDEDRTLPDGWQRLEDGWEKDLSTLASSDWASRQRIPATDKDTETKSMSGTITAVDRVDFEGGHHWMAIRIGEAGEGDRENDGGEGRYANGEFAKDGNWVVLGPAWYATGAMAAPVRGQRVEVEAFDGHEGMTYAKRATFDGEEVRYRDERFEPMWTNRMMRSDSQRNPGPMVLLTDVLDENVIWGRSDDEVGEVTDAVLELTTGHVSVLAIDPDGDWWGQDVGPRGVPFDIARIGRDAITLDATRSMLGGAEVLPEDLRSMTMPRTREAVFVVFEVSPPVYNR